The following coding sequences are from one Eptesicus fuscus isolate TK198812 chromosome 7, DD_ASM_mEF_20220401, whole genome shotgun sequence window:
- the LOC103288160 gene encoding double homeobox protein A-like, translating into MAQDISSDRMNGRRSRTRFAEDQVKILIQAFSQKPYPGYTTIQKLALKIDVDESRIQTWFQNRRRRHLAQRRSEAEEDVDANQDQDRKQGRPLVRMQNRRRQSRITYTPFQVHTLRKAFEKNPYPGIGSREQLAKEIGVPESKVCIWFHNQRNKVRVHRKNEPNEPLERNKTGNKTSDTRAFKTLSLLSGDHQDFRRLTEEQNHTALPRKPAQASRCQGP; encoded by the coding sequence ATGGCTCAAGACATCTCTTCCGACAGGATGAATGGTAGACGAAGCCGCACCAGATTCGCAGAAGATCAAGTGAAAATCCTCATCCAAGCATTCAGCCAAAAGCCTTACCCAGGTTACACTACCATACAGAAGCTTGCTTTGAAAATAGATGTTGACGAGTCTAGAATCCAGACTTGGTTTCAGAATCGAAGACGGAGGCACCTAGCCCAAAGGAGATCAGAGGCAGAGGAGGACGTAGATGCAAACCAAGACCAAGATCGCAAGCAAGGGCGCCCTTTGGTGAGGATGCAAAACAGACGTAGACAGTCTCGTATCACCTACACTCCCTTCCAAGTACACACCCTCCGGAAGGCATTTGAGAAAAACCCGTATCCTGGGATTGGTTCCAGAGAGCAACTTGCTAAGGAAATTGGGGTTCCAGAGTCCAAAGTGTGCATTTGGTTTCATAATCAAAGGAATAAAGTCCGGGTCCACAGAAAAAATGAACCCAATGAGCCTTTAGAACGAAACAAGACCGGGAACAAGACCTCTGACACAAGAGCCTTCAAAACGCTGAGCCTTCTTTCTGGAGACCATCAGGACTTCAGGAGGCTGACAGAGGAACAGAACCACACAGCCCTCCCTAGGAAGCCTGCACAGGCCAGCAGATGTCAAGGACCATGA